The genomic region gagaatgggccacctgattcaagctgatggaagagcaactttgactgaaaaaacAGTCGtttcaaccgaggtatgcagcaaagcatttgtgaagccacaacacgcacaaccttgaggcagatgcgctacaacagcagaagaccccaccgggtaccactcatctccactacaaataggaaaaaaaggctacaatttgcacgagctcaccaaaattggacagttgaagactggaagaatgttgcctggtctgatgagtctcaatttctgttgagacattcagatggtagagtcagaatttggcgtaaacagaatgagaacatggatccatcatgccttgttaccactatgcaggctggtggtggtggtgtaatggtgtgggggatgttttcttggcacactttaggcaccttagtgccaattgggcatcgtttaaatgccacggcctacttgagaattgtttctgaccatgtccatccctttatgaccaccatgtacccatcctctgatggctacttccagcaggataatgcaccatgtcacaaagctggaatcatttcaaattggtttcttgaacatgacaataagttcactgtactgaaatggcccccacaatcacccgatctcaacccaatagagcatctttgggatgtggtggaacgggagcttcgtgccctggatgtgcatcccacaaatctccatcaactgcaagatgctatcctatcaatatgggccaacatttctaaagaatgctttcagcaccttgttgaatcaatgccacatagaattaaggcagttctgaaggcgaaagggggtcaaacacagtattagtatggtgttcctaataatcctttaggtgagtgtagttgtTTTGGTCGAAGTTCCATTTCGGATATTTGATTGGCTGACTAGCTCCAAGTAAaattctgaaggtgaaaggttTTTGGGCagcttttaataaaatgtgactTTTTGTGCGTTTGAAGAAAACAGATTAGCTACTTTAGCTGTGGTATGTTCAGGGTTGTTCAGCTCTTGGTTGTCTGTGCAGGCTGTGTGGCTACACGTACTGAAATACCAATGAAACAGTGTAGCACTAGAAAGTGGTGTTAACACTAATAACCTTGAGAACCAGGCTCCGTGGAGTTTTGGAGGTTTGGTTACGCAACACGAACTGCGCAGATTTAGAAGTGAGTTccaaaataactcaaaataaTCCTGAAAAAGATTTGAACTTCGCTCCCTTTACAATTGCTACCTACTGCTTATATCCAGTTTTCCATTTTACTTCATGGATGTCCTTGGGATATAATGTTATGTATACAGATGTATGTGACAACCATATGAATCATATATTTCAGATTTAAGAGTTGCTTTATTGCTGTGTCCAGCTTAATCccaatttattttttgccaAGGCCTCCTGATAAATACCCCTAAAGGAAATATTGATCGCTTTTTAGAATCACAGTGAAGGTTGTTGGACACTGTGTGTCAACCAGCCCACGCATGTTTCACAATAGAAAGTCAATcatgccacacacactttacCTATTAAGTGTGCTTTTATTCCTGTCACAGCTATGTTATGTAACAAATGTCTTTTTTCagtcaatttaaaaaaactttCTCTGGCACATATAGCACAATTGTCATCCTCTGTTGCAATGCCATTtccaagaaaatgtaaaatgggaAAATGATTGATCAGTTCCAACTGTTTGGCTAGTAAAACAGTGTCCAACAGCCATGTATTGACTTGTTCTTACCCAtgtctgtcacaggtacaagGAAATCGCTATGTGTTTAGAGAATGCTATTGCTGACGGCTTAGAAGCAGCGCCAGGTCTGTAGCTACACTCCGTAATGATGTAATAATGGATGTGTTATTCCTGGCTTGTACTGATTTTGTAGCTCCTCTCTTCACTGTCCCCACAGCGGGCAGTTCCTACCACCTGCTGGTGTCTCAGGTGTTGTGGAACAGCCTGCTCAAGTGCTGGGAGGAGAACATCTACCTGCCCCCTCTGGCTCACCGCTTCTGGAAGCTCACCCTGCAGCTTATCTCACGCTACTCCAAGTTCCTGACTGAGGTATGACCTCCAAGAAGGAAACTTATCATTTGTCTAACACTACCTAACGTATCTCCAACATAATCCAGTGAATCTCCAACACTCCAGccttcacttcctccaccatgatAACCGAAACTTCTGCCAGCATAACTTAACTTTCCTCCACATGACGACATAGTCTATGTCCGACATAAGCCAGCCTTCTGTCCGACAGAAGCCAGCCTAACAACGTAAACTCCACCATGGTAAACCAAACTTTGTCCAGCATAACCTAACCTTCATATAACCCGGGAACTTAGCCCTCCtctaacataacattttaacattccTCCAAAATGGGAATACTATGAAGGCAAAAGATGATCCTAGAAAGTCATCATAATATGTGTTTTCTATGCCCTGACTTTCAGGTGTTGACTAAATCTCCCTCCGCTGAGGTCAGTAAAGACCCTGTGAGGCCCCTTCCCAGCTCCGCCTCTTCCACGTCAAGTCGCACCTCTCAGGATGATGCGGGCAGCGAGAGCGGGAGCCCAGCAACACTTTCGACAAAACAGCTGGTCTTTATAGCCTCCGATGTAGACAAACTGCAGGACCAGGTTAGTGATATGGGCCttttttattaatgtgtgtATTATTCGATTATTTGATGTGTCATATGTCTTCACCATTAAATGTTTGCCTTTCTTACAGATTCCAGAACTTTCTGAGACGATAAAGCGGAGACTGGAGGTTATTGGGTACAAAAATTTCACCATTGTTTCTGGTATGTCATCATCGTGCATGAAATATCAAATGCACAAATCTATAAGTTCTTCCAGTCAGTGATACGTTTTCCATCAGCTCTTATGGAAATGTTTCTGAAATTCAGTTCCTATTGACTTTTGAAACCCTCTAGAACTTTCCCTCTCTGCCTTGCATTCTTTACCCAGAGGCACTAGAGGACTCCAAAGGCTCCTTGTCTGGCTGCATTCCCACTCTGAACAGAAAGATGACTCAACATCTCACAGAGAGGTGCTGCCGCTTCCTGAAGAGTGCCTCCGAGACCCCCCGGTTGTACCGCAGAACCAACAAGGTGGGAAGGCCCCTCCATCCCCGCCCTCTCAGCAGTAGAATAGTGCTCCTTTCGGGCTTCCGCGTTCTGGAGATGATTAGAGAACATCTGTTGTACGGCTCCAGTATATCGAGTGCTCATGTCTGAATGCACCCCAACGGGCTTGAACCAGCGGCCCTATAGGAACATGTCAACGTCGGTCACAAACAAAGCAGTTTCCTTTGCTCCGCAGAAGCCACAGCCTTTGCAATGGAACAGCTACTTTGAGGTCTCTCAGTGAGGAGTTTTGAACTAAATTTGAGCCGGTCATTTTACAACAGTTCACACTCACcgacttacaaagaatgttctTTCCGATTATCCCGTCCCCTGTACAGGACGTGCCGTCCAGAGCCTCCGCCTACATGGACAATGCCTTGCGGCCGCTGCACCAACTCCTGAGCGACTCCAAAGACATGGTGAAGCCCACCATCGCCCAGGACTGGCTACGGGTCACCCTCAATGACTGCACCCACAGGTAGGTGTGGACACTGCTGTCTGTTGGACGTCTGATTTGGCCCGAGTCTCATGAATGGGGAGAGAAGATCATTTGAGGCTAATTCTGGTATGAAATGGACCTCTTAGTTCTTAGCCCTAGCATTGTGTtataatgacattttaaaagatCGAAAGCTGCCTCGTCTGCTGGTTCTACCTGAGAGCAGAGCTGCCTGTTCCAATGTTTGGTTCTAACAACGGCATCACACAAGGACACCGACTAACCATGTAATTCCATTGAACTCAAGGTCAGTCCACCTCACTGACTTCAGTGGCTTTTCGTTCCGCTCCGCTAAGCACAAGTTTGTCATTTTCCCTCTTGACTTTGGGCAGATATTTTGATACGATATCAGACGTCTTGAGTTCTGTgaagaagatggaggagagtTTAAAAAGACTGAAACAAGCCAGGAAATCGGCGACCGCCAACACCACAGGCCCGGCCGGAGGCCCCACGGATGACAGTAAGATCCGCCTGCAGCTGGCCCTGGATGTGGAGTACCTGGGAGAGCAGGTGGGGCCCCCTCGTTAGAGAGCACCAGTGTTAACTTTTGGTTGAAGGAACATAGCCTAGGGAAAAAACCGAATGGTTGCTGTCATGGTTAGCTTCTAATGGAATATGGATGTTTCTTTCCAATGGCAGATTCAGAAGATGGGTCTGCAGCCTGCTGACATTACAATGTTCTCCGCGCTGAATGACTTGGTCCAGGGAGCGCGGGACGTGGCTCAATTAGAGCAGGCTGTACCGTAACCCAGGACACCGGAGGAATGAACGTGTGTGCGTGCTCAGGTTGAGAGAAAAACGGTCTTAACCCAAAAACAAAGGGAGATGTTGAAATCAGgagaatttcaaaatgttagtTACAATAGCAGTCAATACTGCCCACTTGACTGACACAGTGCTGATGTAATGGGGTCAAAGGGGGTTTCCTGGAGGTTCACCTGCCTGAGAATTGCTGAAAGAAGACCAGGGCAGCAAattgtttttacttttggttAAGGGAAATTGTATTGTACAGTAAGAACAGAGCTCTTGAAGGATGcaatattgtacattttaaattaagatTAAGTGAATCAAAGCTGTAATAAAATTGGTTATAAAAGCTTTGGATACAACTTCAGTGTGTAGTATGTTGTGTAAAAGTTATTTAAGGTCAGTTGTTCCAAAAGCTGAACTAATGTAACTAAGTTCAGTGACATTTAGTTTATTTGTCTTCAATCAGTCTGGTTTTGGGAAGAGGATAGTCATAAATGATTAACATTGATACCCCAAACTTTAATTCTCAGGAAAAATATGGTACATTTTAGTCGGAAGGGTTTATCAAAAGATCTGTATTTCCACGGTAATGagtaacaattttatttatcacagatcttgacaaaaaaatctaataaactCTTCATAAAATAACTACTAACTCACCTTTGAATAATCCTGTGGAAGCCTTTCTACATTTGTCATAGTATTTACAGTACACTGATTTAATTTTACAATGTACTTCACATTCTTCATTCACTGTAATACAGTGTTACTTTACAAACCTGACACACACAAGTTCCTAACTCCAGGAATAAATTATCATACCAGTAAAGGAAAATGCAATAATGTTTTGATCTTTCGGTACAAAAAAAGTACTGATCCAGGTTGTTTTCATGCCTGTTCTACTGATCCAGGTAGTTTTCATGCCTGTTCTACTGATCCAGGTTGTTTTCATGCCTGTTCTACCGATCCAGGTTGTTTTCATGCCCGTTCTACCGATCCAGGTTGTTTTCATGCCCGTTCTACTGATCCAGGTTGTTTTCAAGGCCGTTCTTGTGCTGTTGGTCAGTGATTTGTATTGCTGTAAAAAGCCCTAAAGGGATGGGTCTTTTATTTTTCCCAACATGAGAATTGCATTGGAGTTTCCCTCTACAATAGCAAAGAAGAAGGGCCTGTTGACTGTAAGTTTAAGAGGAATGCCACCATCTTGGGTCTTGTCTTGGATCTCAGCGCCATCTTCAGACATCTCAAATGCTGCCTTGTTGAACACCTGAACAAAAGTCATACAATTCAATACAGTTGTTAAACACTCCATTCTAATGATCTATTATTTCTCTTTGGTCTTTTTGTGTTCACTACACTGCACAGGTAGAGTTCATGAAGTCAATCTGCTCCCTATCATATGTTTATGTAAATGCATTTTACCTTATCTACATTGAACGGCTTCTTGCTACTGAGTCTCTCAAACTCCGCTTCTGAACCCAGTAGACGTTTCTCAATCTCAGCTGCCATGTCAGAGAGCAATGACCTCAGGTCAGTCAAGGCTGACATGGAGAATTTTGGCAGAGACAGTTCCAGAAACCTACATGGAAAACACCAGAACAGATTGAACAGTGGTTATTTCTCTCCATATTAACATCCTGGTAGCTTACAATGAATTGATCGCTTTTATGTCTTTAAATATTTGTGGAAAGTGTGGGAttaataccaaaaaaaaaaacgattgcaTAACAAAATGATACACACCGACATATGCACTCGTactgtaatatatacatatactgtatataagcaATTTATGTTGCAACACTACTATATTCAGCTAGTTTTCCTTGTTTAATGCTGTCTGAAATGCAGCACATTTAAGTGACTCAAAGTTGACTTGTAGGCATAGTGACCCATCTGAACAATCTTTAGTCACTTACCCCTCCTTCAGGTGGCTGTGCCAGCCAGAGATTACGTCTGACCGTAGCTTAGCCTCCAAGTCATTCAGGCTGCTTCCCTCATCGGGCAGCACCAGGAGCATGTACGCCCGTTTGCTCAGAGCCAGTTTCACCACTTTGCACTTTCTGCTCTTATCATTCAGGTACTTGTAGTTGCCTGTGTGGGTCATGAGTGGAACTGAGACTGTTGTCGTCTCGTCGACCTTGAATTCCTGCATGGTCGTTTTCTCCGGCTGGAATGCTGTCCTCCAGTTGCCTGAAAAGGGGAAAACAGCTATGTAGGGCAGTCAGCAATGAAAGCACATGGCTTACACACTCAGAAGGGTTATTTGGCTTCACCCTTGGGGGGAGTCTTTTGAATAACCCTATTTTGGTTCTGGGTAGGACTCCTGAGGGTCATGTAGAACTCTCCATTGAATTGAAGGTTCTGCGTGAAACCCAAACATGTGGAACCTATCTTTCTGAGAGTGAATGAAGGGCATTTAGTTGTATTGATACTGTCTGATGCTGTGATATGTTGATGCTATTCTGCACATGTTCATTTGGCCTGAACATCAAGTGCTTACCTTTAAAATGGACAGAGCTGACAAATAAGAGATCGGTGATGGGGCTGAGGTCCTTGAACAGGTTTGTGATTTTCCCCGCTGAAGTCATCTGGACGAAAGGGTTTACCTGGATCTCGGCCTTCTCTGGATCTGAAAAATTTACTGCTCTGATGTATGAGGTATCAGAAAAATCCTTGGTGCCTTGGACAAAGTCCTTGGAGAGGTCGGCTCCCTGACGAACAAAGGCCCACACCCTAGTGTCAATCTCATCCGTGGGCCCATCCACCAGGGAGTTAATGTCCTGTAGAGTGCGGAGGACATTGTGCCCGTCCACTAAGGAGACACAGTCTTCTCTGTCAGTGTCCCTGTTCAGGCCAAGCAGTTGCTGATAAGGGATGGCTGTTTTCTTGGAGGCCCCAAGATACAACGTGACCAGGGTGCCATAGGAGTTCATGGGAGAGAGCAATGTGTTGGAGTCCTTATGCTTGTGGCTCAGAGTCTGGTACATGCGGAGCCCCAGCGAGTTGAGCAGCTCGGCCAGAACGGCAGTACGCTGAGTGACGTTCTGTTTCAGTCCGTCAGTGTCTGAGGGGGCCCGAGTGTCTGGGGCAATGCTGTCATTGTCAATGGGGGTCAACGGGACTGTCTCCAGGGTTCTGTTCACTTCGCTTATGATGGTCTCACAGCTGACATTCTCAGAAGCAAAGAGGTGGAATGGGTGGACGTAGACACGGTTCGCCAGTCCCACCGAGAGCCAGGAGGCGAGGAGCAAAGACAAAAATATGTAGCGCATTTTCCAAATTCTTTGGTTTGAAATCtcctttgaaatgtttctaTGAAGAGAAAGAACTCTGTTGGTTAATTCTGTCCTGCATTTCAAACCATGTCCATGGTATTTCGCTAAGTCTGTCTGTcaagatacatttatttcctTTTGCACAGAAAAACACTTTCCTTCAACCagagtgtcagtgtgttaaaCGTTAGGCCATGAAGGACTGACCATGATTTTGGGGTTAATTCCACatctaaattattatttaactcCCTCTTATTATCAAATTAActttaaatatattcaaatttcaGTCAAGCCTTTAAGTTCAGAGATGAACATTTTAGTCAATTCTCAATCACATTGTTAGAGACATTCCTAATAAATACAAAAGTCTGTATGTAATTGGTCAAtgtacatttttagaaatgcatGGCCTGGATGCAGCGTGCAAATGTCGACAGCGTGCTGTTTGATCGTTTTTATTCTCCTTACATTTTCTTCAACTAGTTACAAGTACGCAACTTTtgtttctaaaaaaatatatattgcttcTAGATACAAGTCAaacatggaaaaaaaatatttttaaaccaacattttctttttaagacAATtcatattctctctctcatttcataATTTCCAACTGCCTGTCACGTTATTACTTCAAATATGGTATCTCTGTACATTGAAAGTGAATTGAGAAAGCATTGCCTTACCCTCGGAAGGCTTCCCCGAGTCCTAGTGAGAACAGTAGTGGACTTGCTGTCtgcttttaaacaaaaaaatcaagaatTGAACTGAAGCAATCAATCTGTTACTCATTAACCAGTCCAGTGAGTCACTGAGGATTCTGGGATGACCTGTTCCAGCGAGGGTTTTGTacttaataaataaatggataAGAGGTGACCACTCATTTGTTCTTATGCCCAATGTATTTACTCAAATGATTGTGCAAGCTGAAGTTTGGGGGATTACTTTCACAATacagtgtttttgtgttcaTATGTGAAAGTGacgtgtgcgtgtctgtgtgtttttgataAATGTTTACTGCCCTACTGCAGCAAACATTACTATCGGCACCCTTTAACATCTATTATTCTAAATGtcacaaaatataataataa from Esox lucius isolate fEsoLuc1 chromosome 5, fEsoLuc1.pri, whole genome shotgun sequence harbors:
- the agt gene encoding angiotensinogen translates to MRYIFLSLLLASWLSVGLANRVYVHPFHLFASENVSCETIISEVNRTLETVPLTPIDNDSIAPDTRAPSDTDGLKQNVTQRTAVLAELLNSLGLRMYQTLSHKHKDSNTLLSPMNSYGTLVTLYLGASKKTAIPYQQLLGLNRDTDREDCVSLVDGHNVLRTLQDINSLVDGPTDEIDTRVWAFVRQGADLSKDFVQGTKDFSDTSYIRAVNFSDPEKAEIQVNPFVQMTSAGKITNLFKDLSPITDLLFVSSVHFKGNWRTAFQPEKTTMQEFKVDETTTVSVPLMTHTGNYKYLNDKSRKCKVVKLALSKRAYMLLVLPDEGSSLNDLEAKLRSDVISGWHSHLKEGFLELSLPKFSMSALTDLRSLLSDMAAEIEKRLLGSEAEFERLSSKKPFNVDKVFNKAAFEMSEDGAEIQDKTQDGGIPLKLTVNRPFFFAIVEGNSNAILMLGKIKDPSL